A section of the Paenibacillus odorifer genome encodes:
- a CDS encoding ABC transporter ATP-binding protein codes for MESITAQQIDIAYNDTLIVQELDLQIPRGQITSIIGPNGCGKSTVLKAVGRLLKTNNGTVYLNGADIRTLSTKEVAKQMAILPQTPTAPSGLTVGQLVAYGRFPHQRGFGKLSKEDKQVVAWALSVTQLTAFEHREVDTLSGGQRQRVWIAMALAQQTDLILLDEPTTYLDLAHQLEVLELLYELNRSQQVTIVMVLHDLNLAARFSDYMVAIREGQVVEHGSPERVMTVRTLREVFAIDAEIMLEPRTGRPVYVTYELLRDSRREQGVDQGFPKAKEQKEAIAT; via the coding sequence ATGGAAAGTATTACAGCGCAACAAATCGATATTGCCTATAATGACACGCTTATCGTACAAGAACTGGACTTGCAGATTCCGCGTGGACAGATTACCTCGATTATTGGTCCCAATGGATGCGGCAAATCAACCGTACTAAAGGCAGTTGGTCGGCTGCTTAAGACGAATAATGGTACGGTTTATCTGAATGGTGCAGATATCCGCACGCTGTCCACCAAGGAAGTGGCCAAGCAGATGGCGATTCTGCCGCAGACGCCGACCGCACCAAGCGGTTTGACGGTCGGTCAATTAGTCGCCTATGGGCGTTTTCCACATCAACGGGGCTTCGGCAAGCTCTCCAAAGAGGATAAGCAAGTAGTAGCCTGGGCCCTATCGGTTACACAGCTTACAGCGTTTGAGCATCGTGAGGTCGATACGCTATCTGGCGGTCAGCGTCAGCGCGTATGGATTGCGATGGCTCTCGCCCAGCAAACCGATCTGATCCTGCTGGATGAACCCACCACCTATCTGGACCTGGCGCATCAGCTTGAAGTGCTGGAACTGCTCTATGAACTGAATCGCAGTCAACAGGTGACGATTGTGATGGTGCTGCATGACCTGAATCTGGCAGCACGCTTCTCCGACTATATGGTGGCGATTCGTGAGGGCCAGGTGGTGGAGCATGGTTCGCCAGAGCGTGTAATGACGGTACGAACGCTGCGTGAGGTGTTTGCCATTGATGCCGAGATTATGCTGGAACCACGAACAGGGCGACCGGTGTATGTGACGTACGAGCTCTTGCGTGATAGTCGTAGAGAACAAGGAGTAGATCAAGGATTCCCAAAAGCTAAGGAACAGAAAGAGGCGATTGCCACTTGA
- a CDS encoding NADAR family protein, whose protein sequence is MIYNIDELRKVYNEGKKFKFVFFWGHTPPKDGSVDKSCFSQWWMCPFTVEGTQYSCAEQFMMAEKARLFGDDEMLESILKAKHPKEMKAFGRAVQNFDKDIWDKECYGIVKRASLAKFSQNPKLNDYLNSTKNRILVEASPRDRIWGIGMGQSNPDAENPVKWRGRNLLGFALTEVRDELLRS, encoded by the coding sequence ATGATTTACAATATCGATGAGTTAAGAAAAGTATATAACGAAGGAAAAAAGTTCAAATTCGTATTTTTTTGGGGACATACACCGCCTAAGGACGGGAGCGTCGATAAAAGCTGCTTCAGCCAATGGTGGATGTGCCCGTTCACGGTAGAGGGAACGCAGTACTCCTGCGCCGAGCAGTTTATGATGGCCGAAAAGGCAAGGTTGTTCGGCGATGACGAAATGCTGGAGTCCATCCTTAAAGCTAAGCACCCAAAAGAGATGAAGGCTTTTGGACGTGCGGTCCAAAACTTTGACAAAGATATTTGGGATAAGGAATGTTACGGTATCGTCAAAAGAGCCAGCTTGGCCAAATTTTCGCAGAATCCGAAGCTTAACGATTATCTTAACTCGACGAAGAACCGCATCCTCGTGGAGGCTAGCCCGCGGGACCGTATTTGGGGGATCGGCATGGGCCAGTCCAATCCAGATGCGGAGAATCCCGTGAAATGGCGGGGTAGAAATCTGCTGGGGTTCGCACTGACGGAAGTGCGGGACGAGTTGCTGCGGAGTTAG
- a CDS encoding FecCD family ABC transporter permease — protein MKNKPEQKRRGAVNFTMYMVVGLGLTVLMSAASISFGAADMRLATAWEAIFRFDPTLTEHQIIQTLRLPRTVADLIVGCSLAVCGAIMQGTTRNPLADSGLMGISSGAAFAIALCLAFLPGYSYGQMMLFACLGAALATGITYFIASLGKRGMTPQRLVLAGLSISMLFGALSQYLAINYNLGRALAFWTAGSTAGVKWGELLIISPLFVGGVLLALMLSPSVTLLSLGDDVASGLGIRSGLVKGLSTIIVLVLTGLAVVLVGPIGFVGLITPHIVRYMIGVDYRYIIPAAALYGALLTVSADLAGRLINKPFETPIGIIFSIIGVPYFLFLARKQRREAE, from the coding sequence ATGAAAAACAAGCCTGAACAAAAACGCCGTGGGGCGGTGAACTTCACCATGTACATGGTGGTAGGGCTTGGATTAACGGTTCTCATGTCGGCGGCGTCGATTAGCTTCGGTGCCGCCGACATGAGGTTAGCGACTGCATGGGAGGCTATTTTCCGATTTGATCCAACGCTCACTGAGCATCAAATTATTCAAACCCTACGTCTTCCGCGTACCGTAGCCGATCTGATCGTCGGGTGCAGCCTTGCGGTATGTGGGGCTATTATGCAGGGAACGACGCGCAATCCGCTGGCCGACTCCGGGCTGATGGGGATCAGCTCTGGGGCAGCATTCGCGATTGCTCTTTGCCTGGCCTTTCTGCCGGGTTATTCGTATGGGCAGATGATGCTGTTTGCTTGTCTGGGAGCAGCGCTCGCGACCGGGATCACTTATTTCATCGCGTCACTCGGCAAGCGCGGGATGACGCCTCAGCGGCTGGTACTGGCAGGACTGTCCATCTCCATGCTATTTGGCGCACTCAGTCAGTATTTAGCGATCAATTATAACCTGGGTCGAGCATTGGCATTTTGGACGGCAGGCAGTACAGCGGGGGTCAAGTGGGGGGAATTGCTAATTATCTCACCGCTATTTGTTGGAGGTGTGCTGCTGGCGCTGATGCTATCTCCTTCTGTTACACTGCTCAGTTTGGGGGATGATGTGGCAAGTGGACTCGGTATTCGTAGCGGACTTGTCAAGGGGTTATCGACGATTATCGTGCTCGTGCTGACTGGATTGGCTGTTGTCTTAGTTGGCCCCATCGGTTTTGTTGGTCTGATTACCCCACATATTGTGCGATACATGATCGGTGTCGACTATCGTTACATTATTCCGGCAGCTGCGCTATATGGTGCGTTGCTGACCGTGTCGGCCGATCTGGCTGGACGCTTGATCAATAAGCCGTTCGAAACACCGATTGGCATTATATTTTCTATCATTGGTGTGCCGTACTTTCTCTTCCTGGCTCGCAAGCAAAGGAGGGAAGCTGAATGA
- a CDS encoding helix-turn-helix transcriptional regulator yields MKKDFGDSISNKVYEYRVLARMSQQELAEKVGVSKQTIFVMEKGNYVPTLLLAFRIADFFNVDVNDVFTYLKGNDQNEN; encoded by the coding sequence ATGAAGAAAGATTTTGGTGATTCGATATCCAATAAGGTTTATGAATATCGTGTACTTGCCAGAATGTCTCAGCAAGAATTAGCAGAGAAAGTCGGGGTTTCCAAACAAACCATTTTCGTAATGGAAAAAGGGAATTATGTTCCAACTCTTCTATTGGCTTTTCGAATTGCCGATTTTTTTAATGTTGATGTAAACGATGTTTTTACTTATTTGAAAGGAAATGATCAAAATGAAAATTAA
- a CDS encoding AraC family transcriptional regulator, with the protein MQDEAAASQVFTPEMIDTMAHIWTRSIITLIDVRFQNVASQYPLEQYKMPSSMFIYACGGEAQIQLNETTFGMERFGLVHGGKGSLLSISPIGENVKTFMVFYKAELPLFFKRHLQQLLEEVNPFVQQFGYTPSNPILLLDWFQQMMNGWNRGKAMDQLQAKSFLYQLIHGVYRDFESGEIRYLQPDPACSAKIYLDKHYMQPIMFQEIADMFGISGGQLTRLFKKKEGMSLQEYLIQRRIEAACHDLKHTEATIKEIATGSGFADEKNLFRMFKKYYKMTPSDYRKINALSMQVDGIDNDSHFLYYERELAGLVQSYREGESTMFGKVRSKEMILAAAMSLMLLLSACASGTPSNNGGTVNPNPAQTQQTTQPEVSETKASEAVSQTRTLSTVKGDVKVPNNPQRVVVDYLVGDVVALGVTPLGVARAARDGKEAVFANQITDSIKIAMEPEDVMTLEPDLIILAWGDENYEDLSKIAPTIYVPYGDMTTEERIHFIGDVLNKQEEAKAVLSAYAGKIEEAKLALQNAGLSDVTITMGEFSDKSNYIAGAKHAVGELVYNELKMKAPSKVQTDIIDADKYWGDISMEVLAAYIGDYLIAIGDTEVPTNNAVWKSLPAVQHNRIITVGTSLSWSTDIMTSSALIDHIIKQLLAMPQ; encoded by the coding sequence ATGCAAGACGAAGCAGCAGCAAGCCAGGTATTTACACCGGAGATGATCGATACGATGGCCCATATTTGGACACGTTCGATCATTACATTAATAGACGTGCGTTTTCAGAATGTAGCGTCCCAATACCCGTTGGAGCAGTATAAAATGCCTAGTAGCATGTTTATCTATGCATGTGGAGGAGAAGCACAAATTCAACTGAATGAAACCACATTTGGAATGGAACGCTTTGGTTTAGTTCACGGAGGGAAGGGGAGCCTGCTCAGTATTTCACCTATAGGGGAGAATGTGAAGACCTTTATGGTGTTTTATAAAGCAGAATTACCTCTTTTTTTCAAGAGGCACCTGCAGCAATTACTGGAGGAAGTGAACCCATTTGTTCAACAGTTTGGTTATACACCAAGTAATCCTATCTTGCTACTCGATTGGTTTCAACAGATGATGAATGGCTGGAACCGCGGCAAGGCGATGGATCAGCTGCAGGCCAAAAGTTTTCTATATCAATTGATTCATGGGGTCTACAGAGATTTTGAGAGTGGTGAGATTCGGTATCTCCAGCCAGATCCGGCTTGTTCTGCCAAGATATACCTCGATAAACATTACATGCAGCCGATTATGTTTCAAGAAATTGCCGATATGTTTGGGATCAGTGGCGGGCAATTGACGCGGCTGTTCAAAAAGAAGGAAGGCATGAGCTTACAGGAGTACCTCATTCAGAGAAGGATTGAAGCTGCCTGCCATGACTTGAAGCATACAGAAGCAACCATTAAAGAGATCGCAACAGGATCTGGTTTTGCAGATGAGAAAAATCTGTTTCGGATGTTTAAGAAGTATTACAAGATGACACCAAGTGATTATCGGAAAATAAACGCACTATCCATGCAGGTTGATGGTATTGATAATGATTCTCATTTTCTTTACTATGAGAGGGAACTAGCAGGTCTAGTCCAGTCTTATAGAGAAGGGGAATCAACCATGTTTGGAAAAGTAAGAAGTAAAGAAATGATCTTGGCGGCGGCGATGAGCTTGATGCTGTTATTGTCGGCATGTGCGTCGGGAACGCCATCGAATAACGGGGGAACGGTAAATCCAAACCCTGCACAGACACAACAGACGACACAACCGGAAGTATCGGAGACGAAAGCTTCAGAAGCAGTCTCGCAGACGAGAACGCTATCCACAGTAAAGGGTGACGTTAAGGTGCCTAACAACCCTCAGCGTGTTGTAGTCGATTACTTAGTGGGTGATGTGGTAGCCCTGGGTGTAACTCCTCTAGGTGTGGCGAGAGCAGCAAGGGACGGGAAAGAGGCTGTTTTTGCTAACCAGATTACAGACTCCATTAAAATAGCTATGGAGCCGGAAGATGTCATGACTCTTGAGCCTGATCTGATCATTTTAGCATGGGGTGATGAAAATTATGAAGATTTATCCAAAATTGCCCCAACAATTTATGTCCCTTATGGTGATATGACTACAGAAGAGCGTATACATTTTATTGGCGATGTTTTGAACAAGCAGGAAGAGGCTAAGGCTGTTTTGAGTGCTTATGCCGGAAAAATCGAAGAAGCGAAGTTAGCCCTTCAGAATGCAGGTCTTTCAGACGTGACGATTACTATGGGGGAATTCAGTGATAAAAGTAACTACATCGCTGGAGCCAAACATGCGGTTGGCGAGCTTGTTTATAATGAACTTAAAATGAAGGCACCATCAAAAGTTCAAACTGATATTATTGACGCAGATAAATATTGGGGAGATATCTCTATGGAGGTATTGGCTGCTTACATAGGGGATTATCTAATCGCTATAGGAGATACGGAAGTTCCTACTAATAATGCGGTCTGGAAATCACTACCTGCTGTGCAACATAATCGGATCATAACGGTGGGTACATCGCTATCTTGGTCCACGGATATAATGACTTCCAGTGCATTGATTGATCATATTATCAAACAATTGCTGGCAATGCCTCAATAA
- a CDS encoding serine hydrolase domain-containing protein: MKKTIVCVITILILISGFATQSYASLSDTQSAAIHALLDDARRISGVPGMSISILADDEMFYFSSGYADRKSGLSASENTLYELASVSKAFTGMGILLLEEQGLLSMTDTVQKYLPWFTLKYQGKPVDMTSLTLNNFLHHTSGLTNSRHSQNIPQGNTPDLLQKTVEKLVDAGLAFPPGEQYSYGTVNYDVLGLVIEIVSGQSYEDFMREQVFQPLGLHQTYVYKEDAQATGQLAQGYRSSFFMTTPYNAPDYSGNKPAGYIISCTKDMARWMSIQMGIVKDIPEIFHTVIEKSHQGDMSVPAVNEMYYAAGWTVNANQTIIEHPGGNPNFGTEVIILPNERTAVCLLTNGANINRSIVLKVKDILDGNLTQSYEISGTQLLDIILSSTTIIFCLLAVLFFLLGLRRRKTNERQPMTKKRIIVTAILLIATIALCIMCCALDWSTILIWQTYSVLTALISSALLTASITWFVYTHRYNSLIRGGAERGFF; encoded by the coding sequence ATGAAAAAGACTATTGTTTGTGTGATAACGATACTTATATTAATCTCAGGATTCGCAACACAAAGTTATGCGTCGTTGTCAGATACGCAATCTGCGGCAATACACGCGTTGCTGGATGATGCCCGTCGTATATCAGGTGTGCCGGGAATGTCAATCTCGATACTTGCTGATGATGAAATGTTCTACTTTTCTTCCGGGTATGCAGACCGTAAAAGTGGGTTGTCTGCAAGTGAAAATACACTATATGAGTTGGCCTCGGTCAGTAAAGCCTTTACCGGCATGGGCATTCTGCTGTTGGAGGAGCAAGGGCTGCTGTCAATGACTGACACTGTCCAAAAATATTTACCTTGGTTTACGTTAAAGTATCAAGGGAAACCTGTTGATATGACAAGCCTTACACTCAATAACTTTCTTCACCATACTAGCGGCCTAACAAATAGTAGGCATTCTCAAAATATTCCACAAGGCAATACACCAGATTTGCTGCAAAAGACTGTGGAAAAGCTGGTAGATGCTGGGTTGGCGTTCCCTCCCGGTGAACAGTATAGCTATGGAACCGTTAATTATGACGTATTGGGTTTGGTTATTGAGATTGTGTCGGGACAAAGCTATGAAGACTTTATGAGGGAACAGGTATTTCAGCCGTTAGGTCTTCACCAGACGTATGTTTATAAAGAAGATGCTCAAGCCACCGGACAGTTGGCACAGGGCTACCGTTCTTCCTTTTTTATGACAACTCCATATAACGCACCGGATTATTCCGGGAATAAACCCGCAGGCTACATCATTTCTTGTACAAAAGATATGGCGCGTTGGATGAGCATACAGATGGGTATTGTGAAGGACATACCCGAAATATTCCATACGGTTATCGAAAAATCACATCAGGGTGATATGTCTGTTCCGGCTGTCAACGAAATGTATTATGCGGCGGGCTGGACGGTAAACGCCAACCAAACGATTATAGAGCACCCCGGGGGAAATCCCAATTTTGGAACCGAAGTGATCATACTGCCAAATGAACGAACAGCCGTCTGCTTGCTGACCAACGGCGCAAATATCAACAGAAGCATTGTACTAAAAGTTAAAGATATATTAGACGGCAATCTAACGCAGTCATATGAAATAAGCGGCACACAGCTTTTGGACATCATTTTATCGTCTACCACAATTATTTTTTGCTTATTGGCCGTTCTGTTCTTTCTCTTAGGATTACGCAGAAGGAAGACGAATGAGCGGCAGCCAATGACAAAAAAGCGAATAATCGTAACAGCTATTTTGCTGATTGCTACGATTGCCCTGTGTATAATGTGCTGTGCATTAGATTGGTCAACGATACTTATTTGGCAAACATATAGTGTTCTTACAGCCTTGATTTCGTCAGCATTATTAACAGCAAGCATTACATGGTTTGTATACACTCACCGATATAATAGTCTGATAAGAGGAGGGGCAGAGCGCGGTTTTTTTTGA
- a CDS encoding NUDIX domain-containing protein → MDLLDKDGLIEREFLEQYRAGDYERPSVTTDMVIFTVTEEDADSYRKLPEKELRVLLIRRGAHPFLGKWALPGGFVRPNETTEQAAVRELCEETGVEDIYLEQLYTFSDIGRDPRTWVISCSYMALINSDKLELKAGDDAADAAWFKVSYRPLREQKELIEDGYIKTLEYELKLSSEEEELSAVVARTMTAKTTSTGTDYEIVSNDGLAFDHAKIIACAIDRLRGKVNYTDIALHLMPMLFTLTELQQVYEVIMDKELLKAAFRRKVADLVVETDHYTENAGHRPSRLYRRNLEG, encoded by the coding sequence TTGGATTTGTTGGATAAGGATGGACTTATAGAACGCGAATTTTTGGAGCAATACAGAGCAGGGGATTACGAGCGGCCTTCAGTGACAACGGATATGGTTATTTTCACTGTGACGGAAGAGGATGCTGACAGTTATCGCAAACTGCCGGAAAAAGAGCTACGCGTCCTCCTTATTCGCCGGGGGGCTCACCCCTTCTTGGGCAAATGGGCTCTGCCTGGCGGTTTTGTCCGGCCGAATGAGACGACTGAGCAGGCAGCAGTAAGGGAACTATGCGAGGAAACCGGTGTGGAAGACATTTATCTGGAACAGCTGTATACGTTCAGTGATATCGGGCGCGACCCACGAACCTGGGTGATAAGCTGCAGCTATATGGCTCTGATCAACAGCGACAAGTTGGAGCTTAAGGCAGGAGATGATGCAGCAGACGCCGCCTGGTTCAAGGTATCCTATCGGCCGCTGCGGGAGCAAAAAGAGCTGATTGAGGACGGATACATCAAGACGCTGGAGTACGAACTCAAACTAAGCAGTGAAGAAGAAGAACTTTCGGCGGTCGTGGCAAGGACTATGACAGCGAAGACTACATCGACTGGCACGGATTATGAGATCGTATCGAATGACGGATTAGCCTTCGACCATGCGAAGATCATAGCATGCGCGATTGATCGGTTACGGGGAAAAGTAAATTATACCGATATTGCACTGCACTTGATGCCGATGCTTTTTACCTTGACGGAACTGCAGCAGGTGTATGAGGTAATTATGGATAAAGAGCTGTTGAAGGCGGCCTTCCGGCGTAAAGTAGCAGATCTTGTAGTGGAGACCGATCATTATACCGAAAATGCGGGGCATAGGCCATCCCGCTTATATCGGAGAAATTTGGAGGGTTAA
- a CDS encoding FecCD family ABC transporter permease, which produces MIKQRYTVQRGIIVNIVLMVLILMFAVISMNSGKMNLSPLEVLNVLLGNGTDKQNLIVFDFRLPRITLSILVGLGMGASGVVMQSLLRNDMASPGTLGISSGSGLFVLFFVVFIASTGKGSFIALPLLAFVGGLLAVGLIFLLSYRRGRDISPIGLILTGVALGSGYEALTTFLTLKLNDSQMDFMLHWLAGSLWGADWRYISVLGPWVLILLGYIFYKSRILNTLHLGNQTAVGLGLAVKRQFLGLSIAAVALSSGSVAVGGSFFFVGLIAPHMARKLVGPDHKLLVPAASLTGGLVVVLADTITRTVSLGGDVPTGIVITVISVPYFLYLLSKAN; this is translated from the coding sequence ATGATCAAGCAGCGTTATACGGTGCAAAGGGGCATAATCGTCAATATAGTGCTTATGGTGCTCATCCTTATGTTTGCTGTCATTAGCATGAATTCTGGCAAAATGAATCTTTCACCGCTAGAAGTGCTGAATGTTCTCCTGGGAAACGGTACAGACAAGCAAAATCTGATCGTGTTCGATTTTCGCCTGCCACGAATCACACTGTCGATCTTGGTAGGTCTGGGAATGGGAGCGTCTGGGGTCGTGATGCAGAGTTTGCTGCGCAATGACATGGCTAGTCCGGGGACGCTGGGGATTAGTTCGGGATCAGGTTTGTTTGTCCTGTTCTTTGTCGTATTCATCGCATCAACAGGAAAGGGCTCCTTTATTGCTCTGCCACTACTGGCCTTTGTTGGCGGATTGTTGGCGGTGGGATTAATCTTCTTATTATCGTATCGCCGTGGGCGAGATATCTCACCAATCGGTTTGATCTTAACCGGGGTCGCACTCGGAAGCGGGTATGAAGCGCTGACCACCTTCCTGACACTCAAGCTGAATGATTCGCAGATGGATTTCATGCTGCACTGGCTGGCAGGAAGCTTATGGGGCGCTGATTGGCGCTATATCTCCGTACTGGGACCATGGGTCTTGATTTTACTCGGCTATATTTTCTACAAGTCTCGCATACTCAACACCCTCCATCTGGGCAATCAGACGGCAGTAGGGCTGGGTCTTGCCGTGAAGCGGCAGTTTTTGGGGTTGTCGATCGCTGCGGTTGCTTTATCCTCTGGCAGTGTGGCCGTAGGTGGAAGCTTCTTTTTCGTTGGCTTGATCGCTCCGCATATGGCAAGAAAACTGGTCGGGCCCGATCACAAATTGCTCGTTCCCGCTGCCAGCCTGACCGGGGGATTAGTCGTGGTACTTGCTGACACGATTACGCGCACGGTTAGCCTGGGGGGAGATGTGCCGACGGGAATTGTCATTACGGTCATCAGTGTTCCGTACTTTCTTTATTTACTATCGAAGGCCAATTAG
- a CDS encoding SMI1/KNR4 family protein, producing the protein MSLANKKEECLLIETLKSHIPNVEELLNPALEESEIDLFESMMNCKFPEDFRKLYMNSNGEGEQIFGVMAGLGWMNIESIVSNWKSLLESAYDIISSKSDVIKDGNYREGWIPFAEDGGGSFLAIDLDPGNKGVYGQIITIDHNSNFSYVIAESLGHFFEFIDSSLRNNSIGIREEDDVIILSRENGSLLDDILALTNWNIEENSLIPVSGFWEEYFKDDVESGFVSSKTLKKKRMVFIRADQAQKYGAISLDILTHMVNLKELIIHADEITNFDVLQRLTSLAELVIGSEAFKESDLKYLVSLDGLRKLTLIGLPLKDIHKLKDIKNLKSLRLCRMNSIEMELIGTIKNLKELSLEEMEVGDLLYISNLSKLIKLELKQVTIPHLSFLKALKNLTVFETDSCAIDESHIEVIGELKKLKQFTYPVGDLTILKNCMSLKQIGVDASRLKGLEEISDCNIVDITIFHATSKENAKSVVAEFSKYFKLQSYGWQVTWKD; encoded by the coding sequence ATGTCGTTAGCTAATAAAAAAGAAGAGTGTTTACTTATTGAGACATTAAAATCGCATATACCAAATGTAGAGGAATTACTGAATCCAGCACTTGAGGAATCAGAAATAGATCTTTTCGAGAGCATGATGAACTGCAAATTTCCAGAAGATTTCAGAAAGTTATACATGAATTCTAATGGAGAAGGAGAGCAGATTTTTGGTGTTATGGCTGGTCTTGGTTGGATGAACATTGAATCGATAGTAAGCAACTGGAAGTCCCTTTTGGAATCAGCATACGATATTATATCCAGCAAATCAGATGTAATAAAAGATGGGAACTACAGAGAAGGCTGGATTCCTTTTGCTGAAGATGGTGGTGGCTCATTTTTGGCAATAGATTTAGACCCCGGAAATAAAGGCGTTTATGGGCAAATTATTACGATTGATCATAATTCTAATTTTTCCTATGTTATTGCTGAAAGTTTGGGGCATTTCTTTGAATTTATTGATTCGAGCCTCAGAAATAATAGTATTGGTATTCGTGAAGAAGATGATGTAATCATATTATCTCGTGAAAATGGAAGTTTGTTAGATGATATTTTAGCTTTGACTAATTGGAATATCGAAGAGAACAGCCTTATCCCTGTAAGCGGATTTTGGGAAGAGTATTTTAAAGACGATGTTGAGAGTGGTTTTGTATCTTCAAAAACATTGAAAAAAAAGAGAATGGTATTTATTAGAGCTGATCAAGCTCAAAAATACGGAGCAATATCTTTGGATATTTTAACCCATATGGTTAATCTTAAAGAACTTATTATACATGCGGATGAAATTACTAATTTTGATGTACTTCAACGGTTGACTTCTTTAGCAGAACTTGTGATAGGATCAGAAGCTTTTAAAGAGTCTGATTTGAAGTACTTGGTTTCTTTAGATGGGTTAAGGAAGCTAACATTAATAGGACTTCCATTAAAAGATATACATAAACTGAAAGATATAAAGAATTTAAAGAGTTTGAGATTATGTAGAATGAACTCAATTGAAATGGAATTAATAGGAACTATAAAAAATTTGAAGGAACTAAGTTTAGAAGAAATGGAGGTTGGCGACCTGCTTTATATTTCAAACCTTAGTAAGTTAATAAAACTAGAGCTCAAACAAGTGACAATACCACATTTATCATTCTTAAAAGCTTTAAAGAATCTTACGGTTTTTGAGACAGATAGCTGTGCAATAGATGAATCACATATAGAGGTTATAGGAGAATTGAAGAAATTAAAGCAGTTCACTTATCCGGTTGGAGATTTAACAATACTCAAAAATTGTATGAGTCTAAAGCAGATTGGAGTAGATGCATCAAGACTTAAAGGTTTGGAGGAAATTTCAGACTGTAATATAGTCGATATAACTATATTTCATGCAACATCGAAAGAGAATGCGAAGTCCGTAGTCGCGGAGTTTAGTAAATACTTTAAACTTCAGTCATATGGATGGCAGGTAACATGGAAAGATTAA